One segment of Gammaproteobacteria bacterium DNA contains the following:
- a CDS encoding PAN domain-containing protein, translating into MKKSLMLATAGLVMAFGVQMQAQAMQWNTIRPGATYRSFNLRVAAPDICQRACLNDRHCRSWTYVKPYTLYGARPRCLLKNAVPRARRDRCCVSGVKSWRYRRY; encoded by the coding sequence ATGAAGAAAAGCCTGATGCTAGCCACTGCGGGACTGGTTATGGCGTTCGGAGTGCAAATGCAGGCGCAAGCCATGCAATGGAACACGATTCGTCCCGGGGCTACCTATCGCTCGTTTAATTTGCGCGTAGCCGCGCCCGATATATGTCAGCGCGCTTGTTTGAATGATCGTCACTGCCGGTCCTGGACGTATGTCAAACCCTATACGCTGTACGGCGCACGACCGCGTTGCCTTTTGAAAAACGCGGTCCCGCGCGCGCGCCGCGACCGGTGTTGCGTGTCCGGAGTCAAGTCATGGCGCTATCGCCGCTACTGA
- a CDS encoding TrpB-like pyridoxal phosphate-dependent enzyme produces the protein MTESVKYVLDETRMPKFWYNLVADLPAPPPPVLHPGALQPIGPDDLAPLFPMTLIQQEVASERDIEIPEPVRDIYRQWRPSPLYRARRLEKALDTPARIYYKYEGVSPAGSHKPNTAVAQAFYNKEAGIKRIATETGAGQWGSSLAFAGALFGIEVQVFMVRVSYNQKPYRRALMETYGARCVASPSEETASGRAILAQRPDHPGSLGIAISEAVEVAAQRDDTKYALGSVLNHVLLHQTVVGLEALVQLEMANDYPDVVIGCTGGGSNFAGIAFPFIGAELRGGRKARIIAIEPAACPSLTRGPYAYDFGDTAHLTPLTKMHTLGSTFTPPGFHAGGLRYHGMAPLVSHVKELGLIEARAYHQLGCFEAGVQFARAEGILPAPEANHAVKGAIDEALRCKEEGVSRAILFNLCGHGHFDMQAYMDYFAGNLTDQSYDEAELAMALAGLPSVAA, from the coding sequence ATGACTGAATCCGTCAAATACGTACTCGACGAAACCCGAATGCCTAAATTCTGGTACAATCTGGTTGCCGATTTACCTGCGCCGCCGCCGCCAGTGTTGCATCCCGGCGCTCTGCAACCGATTGGCCCGGATGATCTGGCGCCGCTGTTTCCCATGACGCTGATCCAGCAGGAGGTCGCCAGTGAGCGGGACATTGAAATCCCGGAACCGGTGCGCGATATTTACCGGCAGTGGCGGCCCAGTCCGCTGTATCGCGCCCGCCGCCTGGAGAAGGCGCTCGACACTCCGGCAAGGATTTACTACAAATACGAAGGCGTCAGCCCGGCAGGCAGTCACAAACCCAACACCGCGGTCGCGCAAGCCTTTTACAACAAGGAAGCCGGCATTAAACGGATCGCCACAGAAACTGGCGCTGGGCAATGGGGTTCTTCACTGGCGTTCGCCGGAGCCTTGTTCGGCATCGAGGTGCAGGTATTCATGGTGCGGGTTTCCTACAATCAGAAACCTTATCGTCGCGCCTTAATGGAAACTTATGGCGCACGTTGCGTCGCTTCTCCGTCCGAGGAAACCGCCTCGGGGCGAGCGATTCTGGCCCAGCGGCCTGATCATCCCGGCAGCCTGGGCATCGCGATCTCCGAGGCGGTCGAAGTCGCTGCGCAACGCGACGATACCAAATACGCGCTAGGTTCGGTGCTCAATCACGTTCTGTTACATCAGACGGTGGTGGGTCTAGAAGCCCTGGTGCAACTGGAAATGGCCAATGACTATCCCGATGTGGTCATCGGTTGCACCGGCGGCGGCTCCAACTTTGCTGGCATTGCCTTCCCGTTTATTGGCGCCGAACTGCGTGGCGGTCGAAAAGCGCGCATCATCGCGATTGAACCGGCGGCCTGTCCCAGTCTGACTCGTGGTCCATACGCTTACGACTTTGGCGATACTGCGCATCTGACGCCATTAACCAAAATGCATACACTAGGTTCAACGTTCACTCCGCCTGGTTTTCATGCCGGTGGCCTGCGTTATCACGGCATGGCGCCGCTGGTCAGCCATGTCAAGGAATTGGGGTTGATCGAAGCCCGTGCCTACCATCAACTTGGTTGCTTCGAGGCAGGCGTACAGTTCGCACGCGCCGAGGGCATCCTGCCAGCCCCGGAGGCGAATCATGCGGTAAAGGGAGCGATTGACGAAGCTCTACGTTGCAAGGAAGAAGGCGTGAGCCGGGCGATTCTGTTCAATCTCTGTGGCCACGGTCATTTCGATATGCAAGCCTATATGGATTACTTTGCTGGTAATTTGACCGATCAGAGCTACGATGAGGCTGAACTGGCGATGGCCTTGGCGGGATTGCCGTCGGTAGCGGCGTAA
- a CDS encoding AmpG family muropeptide MFS transporter — protein sequence MTIATDRSRRDILRIFFSGRMLVALLMGFSSGLPLLLTGSVLQAWMAEAGVDLGMIGLFALVGLPYTLKFVWAPILDRYTLSTFLGRRRGWLLLIQLLLTLAIASLGLANPSVSPFGVAIAALLVTFFSASQDIVIDAYRRESLADDEQGLGASFYVNGYRVGMLLASGGGLILADFIPFVWVYFLMAVAMLAGIVTTLFAREPDVAVGTPKTLYEAVVQPFLEYFSRRNAVWILLFILLYKIGDTMATYITTPFYLDLGFSKTEIGAVVKLFGFWATVIGGLIGGMLILRWGIYRSLWRFGLLQMITILGFVVLAQVGHSVPALALVITGENLAGGMGTSAYIAFMASLTNKKFTATQYALLSSLMGIPRVILSAPTGYLAELFGWEGFFWFCTLTALPGLWLLTRFRAWMEPDQDKQAGEPAVEIVKN from the coding sequence ATGACTATAGCTACTGACCGCTCCCGCCGTGACATCCTGCGCATCTTCTTCAGCGGCCGGATGCTGGTCGCCCTGTTGATGGGCTTTTCCTCGGGCCTGCCGTTGCTGTTGACCGGTTCAGTCTTGCAAGCCTGGATGGCCGAAGCCGGCGTCGATCTGGGTATGATCGGCCTGTTCGCCCTGGTTGGCCTGCCCTATACGCTCAAATTTGTCTGGGCGCCTATCCTGGATCGCTATACGCTATCCACGTTTCTGGGTCGCCGGCGCGGTTGGTTGCTGCTCATTCAACTCCTGCTAACCCTGGCCATTGCCAGTCTCGGTCTGGCGAATCCCAGCGTCAGTCCATTCGGCGTCGCAATCGCCGCCTTGCTCGTCACCTTTTTCTCGGCCTCGCAGGACATCGTTATTGACGCTTACCGTCGCGAGTCCCTGGCCGACGACGAACAGGGCCTGGGCGCTTCGTTCTATGTCAACGGTTACCGCGTAGGAATGCTACTGGCTTCCGGCGGCGGACTGATTCTGGCCGATTTCATCCCCTTTGTCTGGGTTTATTTCCTGATGGCCGTCGCCATGCTGGCGGGTATCGTCACGACCTTATTCGCCCGCGAGCCAGATGTAGCGGTTGGGACGCCGAAAACTTTGTACGAAGCCGTCGTGCAACCGTTCCTGGAATATTTCTCCCGCCGGAACGCCGTGTGGATTCTGCTGTTCATTCTGCTCTACAAGATCGGCGATACCATGGCGACTTATATCACTACGCCGTTTTACCTGGATCTCGGGTTCAGCAAGACCGAAATCGGTGCAGTGGTCAAATTGTTCGGCTTCTGGGCGACGGTGATCGGCGGCTTGATCGGTGGGATGCTCATCCTGCGCTGGGGGATCTACCGGTCGCTGTGGCGTTTTGGCCTGTTGCAAATGATCACCATTCTTGGCTTTGTGGTTCTGGCTCAGGTGGGCCACAGCGTTCCGGCGCTGGCGCTGGTCATCACTGGTGAAAACCTGGCGGGCGGCATGGGCACCAGCGCCTACATTGCGTTCATGGCCAGTCTGACCAACAAAAAATTCACCGCGACTCAATACGCCCTGCTCTCCAGCCTGATGGGCATTCCCCGGGTGATTCTGTCCGCGCCTACTGGTTATCTGGCCGAGTTGTTCGGCTGGGAAGGGTTTTTCTGGTTCTGTACCCTGACTGCGCTTCCCGGTCTCTGGTTGTTGACCCGGTTTCGCGCGTGGATGGAGCCGGACCAGGATAAGCAGGCTGGAGAACCTGCGGTTGAAATCGTCAAAAACTGA
- a CDS encoding AarF/ABC1/UbiB kinase family protein: protein MRFPARRRWLLRRLLTVIHQLLGLLSGGLLAHVRSLPPEWRHRRSHWPLRLAAALVERGLDPELVNLSFATQLRYRLERLGPTYIKLGQILAVREDMLPHAITDELKNLFDQAPAVSFSIIHTLIEAELERPLTELFLHIEEQPLGSASLAQVHRATTRDGQAVVVKVLKPGVRELVLVDLRLLGWLGVVLEPFIPQYEIVAIIEEFRSYTTRELDLTVEADNGDIFTAQFEQDPAIVFPVMHRELSTDSVLTMEFLNGFKPGAPATFALEDSERMQIAHLGARAILRMLYQHGFFHADLHAGNLLILPGPPLRIGFIDLGMVGRFEEQTRRRLLYYYYSLVNGDIDKAAQHLCEIARPGPGGGDLAGFRRSVVELSQRFLLRAARGEFSIARLILESMRLGGRHCMYFRVDLVLMVKALVTFEGVGRMVEPELDVVAISRTHIERIFREQFQLKRFGRELWRNGPELLDLASRLPELLAQSGHRLESTPSLSSTQHTLVGLRGAIVAAACIIGGVLILLQSEGWLVGGGLLFAGWWIYWRGD from the coding sequence ATGCGATTCCCGGCGCGTCGTCGGTGGTTATTACGGCGTTTGCTGACGGTCATTCATCAGTTACTCGGTTTACTGAGCGGCGGTTTATTAGCCCACGTTCGCAGTCTGCCTCCGGAATGGCGGCATCGTCGTAGTCACTGGCCGCTCCGATTGGCGGCGGCCTTGGTGGAGCGCGGGCTTGATCCTGAGCTGGTCAACCTGTCGTTTGCGACTCAACTGCGCTACCGTCTGGAGCGGCTCGGACCGACTTACATTAAGCTTGGCCAGATTCTGGCAGTGCGTGAAGATATGTTACCACACGCCATTACAGATGAATTGAAAAATCTGTTCGATCAGGCGCCAGCTGTATCTTTCTCAATCATTCACACTTTGATCGAAGCTGAGTTGGAGCGCCCTTTGACCGAGTTGTTTCTCCACATTGAGGAACAGCCTTTGGGTTCGGCATCGCTGGCCCAAGTCCATCGTGCTACAACCCGCGATGGGCAGGCGGTCGTGGTTAAGGTGCTTAAACCTGGGGTGCGCGAGTTGGTGTTGGTGGATCTTCGATTATTAGGTTGGCTGGGCGTGGTGCTAGAACCGTTCATACCTCAGTACGAGATCGTTGCCATTATCGAGGAATTTCGTAGTTATACGACTCGCGAACTAGATTTGACTGTCGAAGCGGATAACGGCGATATCTTCACTGCCCAGTTTGAGCAGGATCCAGCGATCGTGTTCCCGGTCATGCATCGGGAACTCAGCACCGACAGTGTGTTAACAATGGAGTTTCTGAACGGGTTCAAACCAGGAGCGCCGGCGACCTTCGCATTGGAGGATTCAGAGCGGATGCAGATTGCTCACTTGGGGGCGCGAGCCATTTTGCGGATGCTGTACCAGCATGGGTTCTTTCATGCTGACTTGCACGCCGGCAATCTACTGATTTTACCAGGACCGCCCTTACGGATCGGCTTTATTGACCTAGGCATGGTTGGACGCTTTGAGGAGCAAACCCGCCGGCGATTGCTGTACTACTACTATTCGCTGGTCAATGGTGATATCGATAAAGCGGCCCAACATCTTTGCGAAATTGCCCGGCCAGGACCGGGCGGCGGTGATCTAGCCGGCTTCCGGCGTTCAGTTGTGGAACTGTCACAGCGCTTTTTACTGCGCGCCGCTCGTGGCGAGTTCAGCATTGCTCGACTCATCCTGGAATCAATGCGTTTGGGGGGCCGCCACTGCATGTATTTCCGGGTCGATCTGGTGCTGATGGTCAAGGCGCTGGTCACTTTTGAAGGGGTGGGGCGGATGGTCGAACCTGAGCTGGATGTGGTGGCGATTTCCCGGACCCACATCGAGCGCATTTTCCGCGAACAGTTTCAGTTAAAACGTTTCGGACGGGAATTATGGCGTAATGGCCCGGAACTCCTGGATTTAGCCAGTCGATTGCCAGAGTTGCTGGCGCAATCCGGTCATCGGTTGGAATCAACTCCGTCATTGTCTTCTACACAACACACACTGGTCGGGTTGCGCGGCGCCATTGTCGCCGCAGCCTGTATTATCGGCGGGGTGCTCATCCTGCTCCAGTCGGAAGGCTGGCTGGTGGGAGGCGGATTGTTGTTTGCCGGATGGTGGATTTACTGGCGCGGGGACTAA
- the xth gene encoding exodeoxyribonuclease III: protein MRVITFNANGIRSAARKGFFTWLAEQNADIVCVQETKAQIHQLPSDPFCPRGYHCHYQDAVRKGYSGVALYTRREPDEVRTGLGWPECDTEGRWLEAQFGNLSVVSLYLPSGTSGSERQTVKFDFLERLVEPLQAMRASGREFILCGDWNIAHKEIDLKNWRANRDHSGFLPEERAWLDELFGPFGWVDAFRVVNPHPDQYTWWSNRGQAWAKNIGWRIDYQVITPDLADRVRAAAIYREERFSDHAPLMMDYDYSY from the coding sequence ATGCGTGTCATTACCTTCAATGCCAATGGCATCCGCTCCGCCGCCCGTAAAGGTTTCTTCACTTGGTTAGCCGAACAGAACGCCGACATCGTCTGTGTTCAGGAAACCAAAGCGCAGATTCACCAGCTACCGTCCGATCCTTTTTGTCCGCGTGGTTATCATTGCCATTATCAAGATGCCGTGCGCAAAGGCTACAGCGGAGTGGCGTTGTACACGCGCCGCGAACCGGATGAAGTACGCACCGGCCTGGGCTGGCCGGAATGTGACACGGAGGGTCGCTGGTTGGAGGCGCAATTTGGGAATCTCAGTGTAGTATCACTGTATTTGCCATCGGGTACGTCCGGTTCGGAACGACAAACGGTGAAATTCGACTTTCTGGAGCGCTTGGTCGAACCATTGCAGGCGATGCGCGCCAGTGGCCGGGAGTTTATCCTGTGCGGTGACTGGAATATTGCCCATAAGGAGATCGACCTGAAAAACTGGCGAGCGAATCGCGACCATTCCGGTTTTTTGCCCGAAGAGCGAGCTTGGTTGGATGAATTGTTCGGACCGTTCGGCTGGGTGGACGCCTTCCGGGTGGTCAATCCACACCCTGATCAATACACCTGGTGGTCGAATCGCGGCCAAGCCTGGGCCAAGAACATCGGTTGGCGGATTGACTACCAGGTAATCACCCCTGATTTAGCAGATCGGGTCCGCGCTGCGGCTATCTACCGGGAAGAACGCTTTTCCGATCACGCGCCGTTGATGATGGATTATGACTATAGCTACTGA
- a CDS encoding GGDEF domain-containing protein produces the protein MFWDKKTDQKSPVAPVDSPTLPIMADPALDATGELLRIWGKYAFDLDQLSAQTIKELCQKWARHVLVAAPCPGADPDAVDAGRQADRNWLGLREFATQLRKRESAYVTGSLKDIRQVLGDLINTLGKVLNQDEEEQTEIVDQLNYLKSVIESNASLDDIKREAIQVINAIGCIAESRQHTHQSLLEELTNKLKAMRAELSEARREMELDGLTQLYNRKAFDQQLLRTFDLGRLSSQPVCLIMVDIDHFKRINDQFGHPAGDLVLRQFADCCTQTFPRRSDFVARYGGEEFTIILQETAMDAAGMLGERLLHAARNLHLDYLGRELRFTVSVGIAELSVADKDASSWLHRADSALYRAKQSGRNRLIKGFNI, from the coding sequence ATGTTTTGGGATAAAAAAACCGACCAGAAATCGCCTGTTGCTCCAGTTGATAGTCCGACCCTGCCTATCATGGCTGATCCGGCGCTGGATGCGACGGGGGAGTTATTGCGCATTTGGGGCAAGTACGCTTTTGATCTCGATCAACTGAGCGCCCAAACTATCAAGGAACTCTGTCAAAAGTGGGCGCGCCACGTTCTGGTGGCCGCGCCATGCCCTGGCGCTGACCCCGATGCGGTGGATGCTGGCCGACAGGCAGATCGTAACTGGTTGGGATTACGTGAGTTTGCGACGCAGTTGCGCAAGCGGGAAAGCGCCTATGTTACGGGTAGCCTCAAGGATATCCGCCAAGTACTAGGGGATTTGATCAACACCTTGGGCAAGGTGCTGAATCAGGATGAGGAAGAGCAAACGGAAATCGTTGACCAGCTCAATTATCTGAAAAGCGTGATCGAGAGCAACGCATCGCTCGATGATATCAAACGCGAAGCAATTCAGGTGATCAACGCTATTGGCTGTATTGCCGAATCCCGTCAGCATACCCATCAAAGTTTGCTGGAGGAGTTGACGAACAAGCTCAAAGCCATGCGAGCCGAGTTGAGCGAAGCGCGCCGGGAGATGGAGTTGGATGGACTCACCCAGCTTTACAATCGCAAGGCTTTTGACCAGCAATTGCTACGTACTTTTGATTTGGGCAGACTTTCCAGCCAGCCGGTGTGCCTGATCATGGTAGACATCGATCATTTCAAGCGGATCAATGATCAATTCGGTCATCCCGCTGGCGATCTGGTTCTCAGGCAATTCGCCGATTGTTGCACTCAAACTTTTCCGCGGCGCAGTGATTTTGTCGCGCGCTATGGCGGCGAGGAGTTCACGATTATTTTGCAGGAAACCGCGATGGATGCTGCTGGGATGCTTGGCGAAAGACTTCTGCATGCCGCGCGCAATTTGCATCTCGACTACCTGGGTCGGGAATTGCGCTTTACGGTCTCTGTTGGCATCGCGGAACTTAGCGTAGCGGATAAGGATGCATCAAGCTGGCTGCACCGGGCGGATAGCGCGCTGTATCGTGCTAAACAGAGTGGAAGGAATCGGTTGATCAAGGGGTTTAATATCTGA
- the aceF gene encoding dihydrolipoyllysine-residue acetyltransferase, producing MSIIKEIHVPDIGDFKGVDVIDVLVAAGDSVDVEAPLLMLESDKASMEVPSPLAGKVREVRIKVGDKVSEGDLILYLDVGESVSAAEHPPTGGETQPTATGSSEPREVRVPDIGDFKNVPIIEVLITPGDHVEIDTPLITLESDKASMEVPSPYAGMVQSIEVKIGDQVSQGDLILIMSTSATDAAAKPQLPDTLSAITLGPRAPKPEGAPKPPPVAKPSPPVGEAAAAPSFAKVHASPSIRRFARELGVDLNRLPKGSGTKGRILKEDVQAFVKGVMTGAAPVAASTGGAVGGLELLPWPTVDFAKFGPVESKPLPRIKKISGANLARNWVMIPAVTYHEDADITDLEAFRLQINKENEKGGGKLTMLAFIIKACVRAMQQFPEFNTSLDGDNLVYKQYFHIAFAADTPNGLVVPVIKDADKKGVFDIARETGELAKKARDGKLGPADMQGACFTISSVGGIGGTSFSPIINAPEVAILGVSKSMMKPVWDGKQFVPRLTLPLSLTADHRVIDGALATRFNVYLAQLLADFRRVML from the coding sequence GTGAGCATCATCAAAGAAATTCATGTGCCGGATATCGGCGACTTCAAGGGCGTAGACGTTATTGACGTGCTGGTCGCCGCCGGTGACAGCGTGGATGTGGAAGCGCCGCTGCTCATGCTGGAAAGCGATAAAGCCAGCATGGAAGTACCCTCGCCGCTGGCGGGAAAGGTGCGCGAAGTCAGAATCAAGGTGGGCGACAAGGTCTCGGAAGGCGATCTAATCCTCTATCTGGATGTGGGGGAAAGCGTGTCTGCAGCGGAGCATCCCCCGACTGGCGGCGAGACGCAACCGACGGCAACCGGTTCCAGCGAACCCCGTGAAGTACGGGTGCCGGACATCGGTGATTTTAAAAATGTGCCGATCATCGAAGTGCTGATCACGCCCGGAGATCATGTCGAAATCGATACGCCGCTGATTACCCTGGAAAGCGATAAGGCTAGCATGGAGGTGCCTTCGCCCTACGCCGGCATGGTACAAAGCATCGAGGTCAAGATCGGCGATCAGGTTTCCCAAGGCGACTTAATTCTCATCATGAGCACCAGCGCGACGGATGCCGCCGCCAAGCCGCAATTGCCGGATACGCTCAGCGCCATCACCCTCGGTCCGCGCGCGCCCAAACCGGAAGGCGCGCCCAAGCCGCCGCCGGTCGCCAAGCCTTCCCCACCCGTGGGTGAAGCCGCTGCCGCGCCCAGCTTCGCCAAGGTTCACGCCAGTCCCTCCATCCGACGGTTTGCCCGGGAACTCGGCGTCGATCTGAACCGATTACCCAAAGGTTCCGGTACCAAGGGACGCATTCTCAAGGAGGACGTGCAAGCCTTTGTCAAGGGCGTCATGACCGGCGCGGCTCCCGTCGCTGCCTCCACGGGCGGCGCGGTTGGCGGGTTGGAGCTGCTGCCTTGGCCGACCGTGGATTTCGCCAAGTTCGGCCCGGTGGAAAGTAAACCGCTGCCGCGCATTAAAAAGATCTCTGGAGCCAATTTAGCGCGCAATTGGGTGATGATCCCGGCGGTGACCTATCACGAGGACGCTGACATTACTGATCTGGAAGCTTTCCGTTTACAGATTAATAAGGAGAATGAGAAAGGTGGCGGCAAGCTGACCATGCTGGCTTTTATCATCAAGGCTTGCGTCCGGGCTATGCAGCAGTTCCCGGAATTTAACACTTCTCTGGATGGCGACAACCTGGTTTACAAGCAGTATTTTCATATCGCTTTTGCCGCCGACACGCCCAACGGACTGGTGGTGCCGGTGATCAAGGATGCGGATAAAAAAGGCGTCTTCGACATCGCCCGGGAAACGGGCGAACTGGCCAAAAAAGCCCGCGATGGCAAACTCGGGCCAGCGGACATGCAGGGCGCCTGCTTTACCATCTCCTCGGTGGGCGGCATCGGCGGTACGTCGTTCTCGCCGATTATCAATGCCCCGGAAGTGGCGATTCTGGGCGTGAGCAAGTCGATGATGAAGCCGGTCTGGGATGGTAAGCAATTTGTCCCGCGCTTGACTCTGCCCTTGTCGCTGACCGCCGATCATCGGGTGATCGATGGCGCGCTAGCCACTCGCTTCAACGTTTATCTTGCGCAATTGCTGGCGGATTTCAGGCGGGTGATGTTGTAG
- a CDS encoding Smr/MutS family protein: protein MHPAPIPHFSEADEQQVLADMISDYFEPADLETGEELYYRREGVQQAVLRKLRRGHFQVGAALDLHGMSVAAAKQALTIFLHDVRREDISCVRIIHGKGKGSRHRGPILKQKVNHWLRQRDDILAFCSARAVDGGTGAVYVLLRRT, encoded by the coding sequence ATGCATCCCGCGCCGATTCCCCACTTCAGCGAAGCGGACGAACAACAGGTCCTGGCTGACATGATCTCCGATTATTTCGAACCTGCGGATCTGGAGACCGGCGAGGAATTGTATTACCGCCGCGAGGGGGTGCAACAAGCCGTATTACGTAAGTTGCGGCGCGGGCATTTTCAGGTTGGAGCGGCGCTGGACTTGCATGGCATGAGCGTCGCGGCGGCCAAGCAGGCGCTCACGATTTTCTTGCATGACGTCCGCCGCGAGGACATTTCCTGCGTGCGGATTATTCATGGCAAAGGCAAGGGTTCCCGTCACCGGGGGCCGATCCTCAAGCAAAAGGTCAATCACTGGTTGCGCCAGCGCGATGACATACTGGCGTTTTGCTCGGCGCGTGCGGTAGATGGAGGAACGGGCGCAGTTTACGTGTTGCTGCGGCGTACTTAG